DNA from Brassica napus cultivar Da-Ae chromosome C4, Da-Ae, whole genome shotgun sequence:
tgggGTGATATTACACCCCAGTTTCTATTTGAAAGAAATTTGACAACTAATGCACTAGTGGTTCACCATTATATAACTTCGGAATAGTGGAACGTACAAATATTGGAAAACTTGGTTGCTCAAGATAATGTATCGTTCAGTAAGCCAATCCAATAGAAATGACAAGTATAGTTGGAACTatacaaaaaatgaaatatatacagTTAAATAAGGATATTGGGTTGCAAAAAATATTCTCAGTCGTGAACCTAAAGTATTGATATCAAAGTCAAGTATcacaaaccttcaaatgctccACAAAAAATGTGTCATGTGATATGGCAGATGGTATATGAATACTTAGATATAAACCCTTATCCATGGATTATATATTTTGGGTTTGAATCCCATTCCTACCGGCGCGGGAGTGAAGGAAGAATGAAATAGAAAACACAGAGTTAGATAAAAAGCTTTATCCATAGATAATTTAGTATCTCTGGAAAACACGTAATGATAAATTGTTCATAGGATGCACAAGCGATCCGTTGGAGCTAGTAATACATACTGAAAGTGAATGTCATGCATGGATTGATGCAAACTCACAGAACTCGGAAGATACCCATTCACAAATCCAAACACAGAACACACAAGCCTTATGCTTGCAGCATATTTGTAGATGGATAGTAAACTTCAGACTGACATTACAGTGGATATGGTTGGGAATGGTAGATGTGTCTGAAGATGAGCAACTCCTAGGTTTGATAAACAAAGAGAGACAATTGTCATCTTTACATTCAGAATTGGATGCACATATTTGGTCTATGGAGGATATGCTTGAACACAGACATGTCATCACTCTGAGACGAACTGCAAAGATGTCATTTCAATGATATAGCATACCTACAAGAAATATTCCAGGCTTTGAACATCACACACATACCAAGAGTGCATAACCAAATCACATACTTTTTAGCCAAGACTGCATGAGCTTTTGTCGGTTGTTCTATTCCAGTATGGATTTTCATaccacttcttgtttgagtaataaaatagttttctgATGTCAAAAATGCATATAACTAACAACATGATTACCAAAGCAGTTGAAGTGTTAATTCGAGCTTATTATTGGCTTCCAAATTAACTGGCAGTAAGTGAATTAGCCCAAGTCATATATACTATCATTGAAACTCTTGATGTGAGAGCTTATATTCCCACTTGTCCCCTCGAGATGATATTTCTTTGACCATTAATCTCAACAGTAACCCATAATATGATTCTGCTCAGACTGGCTAGACCAATATTAAGATCAGACTAGTTCAAGATCGACTGGGCATTTTCTGGGCCTCATCAAACAACCAAATTTTGATGGCTCATGGCATGAaagtgatatcactcaaattaccctaaggagtgaattactctctcaaataaaaggttcagatgtagtacttagggatcaaaaccacagagactctaggattactcaatAGATTACTCAATAGATTATGGTCTAAAACTAAATCTAGATTGAATGGTTTATGgtttttaaagcagtaaattggttggtgagcaagtttattgctcgattgattgttttgagtttGTTAACAGTTGGTTTaagtagctagattcaggtatattctcaggtatgataaatAATACTTAATTTGGGAAATTAggagtttattaatattaattgttcttgaattcaaactaaggtataatctttttgattatcaaatctggatctcggacctcaactctcgttattttggtcgcgagaaagtgtcgatcgataattctttgtgaatattgatcgatcgatacttcttccagaaagctttacgaacgggtttgatttgtattctctaactcactagaccaactctaatctgtatctagtcagttagatcagtctagttattttcaggtattgagtcaagcaatggtTTGATCCCAATTAATCCTAGGATCTAAGTTTACAGGgtgataaatcctaaacttagctttaatgCATAACTAGATGATtgaactatatttctaaacatcCTAACAATTGTTGTGTCAGTAttacatttatcaacctatttgagaaacctaaatctaacagtaaagactactcagacatattcacggaacacatggttatgatggtctgaataatacttaaataaattaaatagcaAAAGTAACAGAAATAATGAAAGCAAGGGGGTTCatgattttctttgttttgcagtagatgatctatctctccaatcctaagctctcctcTTTCAATGGTGGCTTCTAGCCTCCTCCAAATTAGGTCTCaaaggtctctaggcaagtctgcctctaaaacaatacaaaaccctaataaatagcctaacaggTGGCCATGGACTAATGTTGTAATTATTGagacttttgtgaaacttgaaatcttctaatttgtcattaactctCGGATAGCTtcataatcgatcgatacgAGGGaattgacatcgatcgatatttggtgGTGACTATCAGTCGATATTGAGCTGCGACCGTCGACCATCTCTTGCTTCCAGCGAAGCTCAAAAGATCTCTAAAtagctccaaatacatcattttcttgCAAATAGTATCTGGAACtgtaaatattctaaatagactctatataataataaatgtatcttaaaacacttataaaccatggctaatattaggtaaaatccatggtctatcaactccctcagacttaccattttgtttgtcctcaagtaaaacaaacatgcagtctctctgaaagaggttcttaaaacagcagggactcacatgatttaaaacttagggATTTCAGTCCCCTGTTCACCTATAATTTGGTTATTTGCCTTGCTTAGTTGACCTTTAGGTTTTCCTAGGACTACTCTTTCATTAGCATCATTTGTAAGAGAATACTTACATGCTTCCGGCGgggtgttgtcgatcgatgtttgatgTGCGTCGTCGACCGATATTCCTGTTGacttgtcgatcgatattgcttTCACTCTGTCGATCAATATGCCTATCTCTTCGTCGATCAATGTCTGGCCGAAATCCATGTTTTCCATCTTGCAGCTCCTGTGTCAGCAGGAAAAGAGAGAAATTTTTTAGCAAATTTAGTAACAAAATCTAGATTAAATTCTAAACgtaatctaatggtaataagaaagagtccccggcaacggcgccaagaaagagtccccggcaacggcgccaaattttatattactcaaattaccctaaagagtgaattactctctcaaataagaggttcagatgtagtacttagggatcaaatccacagagactctaggattactcaatAGATTATGgtttaaaactaaatctaaattGAATGGTTTAtgggttttaaagcagtaaattgGTTGGGGAGCAAgtttattgctcgattgattgttttgagtttGTTTACAGTTGGTTGaagtagctagattcaggtatattctcaggtatgataaatAATACTTAATTTGGGAAATTAggagtttattaatattaattgttcttgaattcaaactaaggtataatctttttgattttcaaatctggatCTCGGACCCCAACTCTCGTTATTTTGGtcgcgagaaagtgtcgatcgataattctttgtgaatatcgatcgatacacctttaaaaatatcgatcgacagggctatcgctgtgtcgatcgatacttcttccagaaagctttacgagcgggtttgatttgtattctctaactcactagaccaactctcgtctgaatctagtcagttagatcattctagttattttcaggtattaAGTCAAGCaaggtattgagtcaagcaatggcttgatcccaattaatcctaggatctaagtttaaagggtgatcaatcctaaacttagctttatTGCATAACTAGATGATtgaactatatttctaaacatcCTAGCAATTGTTGTGTCAGTAttacatttatcaacctatttgagaaacctaaatctaacagtaaagactactcagacatattcacggaacacatggttatgatggtctgaataatacttaaataaattaaatagcaAAAGTAACAGAAATAATGAAAGCAAGGGGGTTCAAGatcttctttgttttgcagTAGATGATATATCTCTCCAATCATCAGCTCTCCTCTTTCAATGATGGCTTTTTGTTTCCTCCAAACTAGGTCTCaaaggtctctaggcaagtctgcctctaaaaaatacaaaaccctaataaatagcctaacaggcggccagggactaatgatgtaattattgagatttttgtgaaacttgaaatcttctaatttgtcattaactctCGGATGGCTtcataatcgatcgatacgagggacttgacatcgatcgatatttggtggtgactatcggtcgatattgagaTGCGACCGTCGACCATCTCTTGCTTCCAGCGAAGCTCAAAAGATCTCTAAAtagctccaaatacatcatttccTTGCAAATAGTACATAGACctataaatactctaaatagactctatataataataaatgtattttaaaacacttataaaccaagACTAATAGTAGGTAAAATACATGGTCTATCAGAAAAGATAAGGAGTCATTTTTTATGACAAATTTATATCccatatgtaaatattttgaatttggaTATTTATTAGCATATTTTCTAAGTAGAGGTAGGTGTTTTCTCAGTCCATGTTAGTTTAGATATGAATAAAGGATCATATACGGAGATACTCTTCCTCATAAATAAAAGAGAATATAGGCCCAATATACCACTTTGGGTTTGAAACTAAGGATCTACCCTCGAACCAAAAAAACCCTCGGCCACTTTGTACCTTTGTGTTGCATTTGACTATTATGCCCCTAAAGTGAGGACACGCAAGTGAGATTAGGGTTAGCAGCTGTCTTCAGCGATATCTCTCCGAGTACGGTTGGATTCGGCGTGATATCTTCGAGTACATTTTTAGCTTCCTGTTTCCGACTTAGGTCTGCACCTATCTCTTTCCCAGCCACTCCTCATGGTTGTGAAGCGTGTGAGGTCCAAATCTGAATCTTCGGAAAATCGGTGAAAAGATTTGATTGTAACAGAGAAAGGCGGGATGTAAGGGTTATCCGCAAACGTTTAGGGTTCTCGATTGGCTATTTAAAGCAACCCCTCAGAGACATAAATGTCAACTTGCTCTGGTAGAGAGAGAACGAGAACTGTTAAAGAGAGTATCAGAAAGTTGGAAATATCCTTTTACAGTAGTCGTTATCTCTTCGATTAAGGTTTGCGCTTTTCCTTTTGTCTTTAGGAATTAAAGTTGTTCTGGATCTTTGCAGCCCCAATCTTTTATGTCAGGCTTTTGTTTAACAGTTTACTTTTTTAAGGAATGTATCCTTCACTAAAGTTAATGTTATCTTTTGCAGTTAACGCATTTAAGATGGGTCAGCTTGTTAAGCTGGTCGTCGGTGTGTGGGAGCAAGTTAGCACTGTTGGTTGGCTGTTCTTGGAAGATCCAACAGAGAGGAACTATGATGTTATGGTTCATGAGAGCCAGACATATGCATCTTTGATGGATCTTGTGCGCACACGTTACAGTGTTGACGCACACACAGCAGTGGCTCTAACCTACGAGTTCCCCAAATGGATGAAGGTTTCTGGAGATGGCTCAACACCTCCAGGTGACGTAAAAGAAGATGGTGATGTGGATTTGTTCATGTTGATCAGACTTGAACTGCCTGATCTAAGGCTAATGGTGACAATTTGGAATGATATTGTTGCACGGTATCTTTTCCAGAATAGGGACAACTATACTGTTATCGGCAGCTCAATGGGAAGTGTGCCTCCTAGTACGTTCTGTTGTCAGGGTTATAATGCTGGAAATCACATATCCTCCACGCCGTTGCACGATTTGCACGGACCCTTACATGATAGTGCTGCTTATTGGGAGGGAATGCTTGCACAAGGATGGCAGTCATCAAACCAGCAGCTCCTGTTGGATATTTGCACTGACGATGAGTATGCATATTTGCCAAAGAACAACTTATCTATGAACAAACGAGCTCATGTAACCTCTGTGGATAGTAGTGAAGGAACACAATCTTCGACTGACTCTTCTACAGCTCCATCCGGTGTTGTTCCAACCCACTGTACTGGTGGTATCCTAGGACTTGCTGAAGACAATCTTCCGCCAGTCAATCGCCCCAGTATGGCACTAACCATAGGTGAGTGCTAAGTTTTTACTTTAACCGTTAATAATCTAGAAACATGTGCTGGACCTGA
Protein-coding regions in this window:
- the LOC125585507 gene encoding uncharacterized protein LOC125585507, which gives rise to MGQLVKLVVGVWEQVSTVGWLFLEDPTERNYDVMVHESQTYASLMDLVRTRYSVDAHTAVALTYEFPKWMKVSGDGSTPPGDVKEDGDVDLFMLIRLELPDLRLMVTIWNDIVARYLFQNRDNYTVIGSSMGSVPPSTFCCQGYNAGNHISSTPLHDLHGPLHDSAAYWEGMLAQGWQSSNQQLLLDICTDDEYAYLPKNNLSMNKRAHVTSVDSSEGTQSSTDSSTAPSGVVPTHCTGGILGLAEDNLPPVNRPSMALTIVDPQPRKPTILEYLTKGKGKVSDAVHVGQKRERPRIDHRGCRPNPNFPDPLLEEDSTDEGSQDEGTRLLYVGQVFMDRSAFKTHMSLYALAKKFRFLCRRSEPGKMVLECKGVECPWRVSAAKLPGCPRFQIKRLNEEHTCTVDERRDFTRHATSNLIGEMVRSKYDGVGSGPKPGSLREFMRTDHQVPITYW